From the Sphingomonas phyllosphaerae 5.2 genome, one window contains:
- a CDS encoding tetratricopeptide repeat protein — protein MALTPQNNEAFLREVDDELRRDQAMHVWRRYGIAIIVAIVVALAAFGAYLFWQHRQEQAAGREGEQLQAAYDALASNDANAAAAPLATLTQSGRVGYRVAATFTQADVLLQKNDLKGAAAKFAGIAQDASVAQPFRDLALIRQTSAEFDTLKPDVVAERMRPLAVAGNPWLGSAGELMAAAYLQQGRRDLAGQVFARIAADEQVPRSLRQRAVQMAGVLDDKATGTPAAAPKAPGATAPAQNEGVTTR, from the coding sequence GTGGCCCTGACGCCGCAAAACAATGAAGCGTTCCTGCGCGAGGTCGACGACGAGTTGCGTCGCGACCAGGCGATGCACGTCTGGCGCCGCTATGGCATCGCGATCATCGTCGCGATCGTCGTGGCGCTGGCCGCGTTCGGTGCGTACCTTTTCTGGCAGCATCGCCAGGAGCAGGCGGCGGGACGCGAAGGAGAGCAGTTGCAGGCCGCCTATGATGCGCTAGCCTCCAACGACGCCAATGCGGCCGCGGCCCCGCTTGCGACGCTGACGCAGTCGGGTCGCGTCGGATACCGCGTCGCCGCGACCTTCACGCAAGCCGACGTGCTCCTCCAGAAGAACGACTTGAAGGGTGCCGCGGCCAAGTTCGCCGGCATTGCACAGGATGCGTCGGTGGCGCAGCCGTTCCGTGACCTGGCGCTGATCCGCCAGACCAGCGCCGAATTCGACACGCTGAAGCCCGACGTCGTCGCCGAGCGGATGCGCCCGCTGGCAGTCGCGGGCAATCCGTGGCTGGGCAGCGCGGGCGAGTTGATGGCGGCCGCATACCTGCAACAGGGCCGCCGCGACCTGGCCGGACAGGTCTTCGCGCGGATCGCCGCCGACGAGCAGGTGCCGCGCTCGCTGCGTCAACGCGCCGTTCAGATGGCGGGCGTATTGGATGACAAGGCGACCGGCACCCCTGCCGCGGCGCCCAAGGCGCCGGGCGCGACCGCCCCGGCCCAGAACGAAGGTGTGACGACGCGATGA
- the panB gene encoding 3-methyl-2-oxobutanoate hydroxymethyltransferase, which yields MSTTFTIDTATSRATPVSAPMKRLTVPAIRARKAAIAAGSAAPLVMLTAYTVRMAQLMDPHCDMLLVGDSLGQVIYGLPSTVPVTLEMMAAHGAAVVRGSHHATVVVDMPFGSYEASPAQAFENAAMLLKQTGAAAVKLEGGVAMAPTVAFLVERGIPVVGHIGLTPQAVNVLGGYGARGRTPEEAQKIVADAHAIAAAGAFALVIEGVVEPIAVEITTAIAIPTIGIGASARCDGQVLVAEDMLGLFERTPRFVKRYGDMAGFVAERAQQYAEEVRTRAFPTAEQLYAPRE from the coding sequence ATGTCCACGACCTTCACCATCGACACCGCCACCAGCCGCGCCACCCCGGTATCCGCGCCGATGAAGCGGCTGACCGTTCCGGCGATTCGCGCACGCAAGGCCGCGATCGCCGCGGGCAGCGCCGCGCCGCTGGTGATGCTGACCGCCTATACCGTGCGCATGGCGCAGTTGATGGACCCGCATTGCGACATGCTGCTGGTCGGCGACAGCCTGGGGCAGGTGATCTACGGCCTGCCCTCGACGGTGCCGGTGACGCTGGAGATGATGGCGGCGCACGGCGCGGCGGTGGTGCGCGGCAGCCATCATGCGACCGTGGTGGTCGACATGCCGTTCGGCAGCTACGAGGCGTCGCCTGCGCAGGCGTTCGAGAACGCTGCCATGCTGCTCAAGCAGACCGGCGCGGCGGCGGTGAAGCTGGAAGGCGGGGTCGCGATGGCGCCGACGGTGGCGTTCCTGGTCGAGCGCGGCATTCCGGTCGTGGGACATATCGGCCTCACGCCGCAGGCGGTGAACGTGCTGGGCGGCTATGGTGCCAGGGGGCGCACGCCCGAGGAAGCGCAGAAGATCGTCGCCGACGCGCATGCGATCGCGGCGGCAGGCGCGTTCGCGCTGGTGATCGAAGGCGTCGTGGAGCCGATCGCCGTCGAGATCACGACCGCGATCGCGATCCCGACGATCGGCATCGGGGCATCGGCGCGCTGCGACGGGCAGGTGCTGGTCGCCGAGGACATGCTGGGCTTGTTCGAGCGGACGCCGCGCTTCGTGAAGCGCTACGGCGACATGGCCGGCTTCGTCGCCGAGCGCGCGCAGCAATATGCCGAGGAGGTCCGCACGCGGGCGTTTCCCACCGCGGAGCAGCTGTACGCGCCGCGCGAATAG
- a CDS encoding Crp/Fnr family transcriptional regulator — protein sequence MIRVERRGPFAGIDPPSPVTIDGSDPVRRRLDRLSPGLADTIGIRTRRFLARNVRSRREIAHDGEMVAGVPALRSGWAAYVRHFADGRRQIQHLFVPGDLMVLDRRLPNPATIVALTPVTLIDLDGLRGPDIALFDEALRRHAMQTLHHLLDGTARLGRQSAIERFAHLLLELRDRLLDVGLASERSFPMPLTQEMLADTLGLTSVHVNRTLQVMRQDGLIALAGRDVTLLRTDELMRMADYQSPPPVDMITT from the coding sequence ATGATCCGGGTCGAGCGTCGCGGGCCGTTCGCCGGCATCGATCCGCCGTCACCGGTGACGATCGACGGCAGCGATCCGGTGCGGCGGCGACTCGACCGGCTTTCCCCGGGCCTCGCCGACACGATCGGGATCCGGACGCGGCGCTTCCTGGCGCGCAACGTCCGCTCGCGCCGCGAGATCGCGCATGATGGAGAAATGGTGGCGGGCGTACCGGCGTTGCGATCGGGGTGGGCGGCGTACGTCCGGCATTTCGCGGACGGCCGGCGGCAGATCCAGCACCTGTTCGTGCCCGGCGACCTGATGGTGCTCGACCGTCGCTTGCCCAATCCTGCGACGATCGTCGCGCTGACGCCGGTGACCCTGATCGACCTCGACGGGCTCCGGGGGCCCGACATCGCGCTGTTCGACGAGGCCTTGCGCCGGCATGCGATGCAGACGCTCCACCACCTGCTCGACGGGACCGCGCGGCTTGGGCGGCAATCGGCGATCGAGCGCTTCGCGCACCTGTTGCTGGAGCTTCGCGACCGGTTGCTCGACGTCGGCCTCGCCAGCGAACGCTCGTTTCCGATGCCGTTGACGCAGGAGATGCTGGCCGACACGCTCGGGCTGACGAGCGTCCACGTTAATCGCACCTTGCAGGTCATGCGGCAGGACGGGCTGATCGCGCTGGCCGGCAGGGACGTGACGCTGCTGCGCACGGACGAGTTGATGCGGATGGCGGATTACCAGTCGCCGCCGCCGGTCGACATGATTACGACCTGA